aaaattttaactaaaagttccgaaaattacaataatgagtCTGAAACATGAATGATGATGTCGGAAATTCCTCCTTTCATTTGCAGACTTGTTCACATTATTATGTAAATGTGATTTGGAATAATAATACTCTCTCCGATTCTTCGGAATGGTATTACCTTTTAAAATTTGTGAGGACAATTTCAATCAACTGATTTCAGGGTGCGGGTAATGGAGATATGAAATGAGTGGTCTAAAAATAAAGGAGTCCAATTATTTGAGTTCATAGTTGATAAAATCCACACTTTGGCACCAGATTTCAAACCACAATCATTAAACTTGACTTGCATTTTAGACTCCCAAATCAAAGGCGTCTCATCTCTTTCCCACCTTTTATTCCACCTTCTCACACCTTCTCACTTTGCCCTCTCACAATCAATTAAGATAATCAGATAGTtttattatagacggatatatccgtctatagctaaagacgggtcaaatagcttgaaagtggtgacattttttgcccccaCCACCCACTTGTTGCTTGTGTTATTaagaatgtggtattgtatttggtcAATAACTaaagacggcacatatccgtcaatAACTAAAGAGTAGATTCCAAAAAAATACAAGCCCagtagacggcacatatccgtcaataactaaagacgggccaaatacaataGAAATATGATTGAAACTACTGTATATGATTATAGATACTTAAAAATTGATCAAAAGGATAAAAGATTATAAGGTACTCCGTATCACTTTGTGTGTAGCATTACAACTCAAAGACAAATCATTATGACAATCACGGAAACGAGGTAAAACTGTAAAATGAAATGAGTGGAGCAAAATTGTAAAAAATGTACCAAGATGAGAGaaataaataagacaaaacaataaaattagatttttttttgattaaaaagggattaacCCGTGACCTACAGCGAGTAGGGCCACAAAAACGAAGTTCACAAGAAAAGAGAACGAAAACAAAGAAAGCAGTAGTAAACTATCTAATCATCATCCGCTTCCCTTTCCAAGCACGAATTGCATTCCAATTGCTCACCCAATCTTCCAAGCAATATGGTAAATTTTCTTTCCACGCTTTAGACCACACACCCACTAATAAGATCACTTTATCACGTATACCAGACCAGTTGGGTACCTTACCCTCAAACACCATACCATTTCTTAACTCCCAGATAATAGCCACCACAGCCATGAAACACGCATGCCAAAGACTCCTTTCAAAGCCCACGAAATGGGCACCCGTCCAAGCCAAGAAGGCTTCGTCTACTTCATTCGGGCAGACCCAGGCCACCCCCCACAAATCACACAGTTCGCACCAAATGCGCCATGAAAATTTACAATGCAGAACAAGATGGTTTACCGTCTCCAGTTCGACACCACAAAAAACACAATTCATCTCATCTTCAACCATCGGTTTCCATCTCATTACCCTATCCTTAGTGTTCACCCGTTTCCATAGGATTGCCCACAATATAAGTTCATACCTCGGGGGCGCTAAGCCTTGCCAAACCAACCTGAACCAGGGTTTTTGCTCAACTTCACCATATTTCAGATTATAAAAAGCCTCCATGAAAGACCTTAAGTTAAAAACGCCCTCCTTACCAAAA
The Silene latifolia isolate original U9 population chromosome 11, ASM4854445v1, whole genome shotgun sequence genome window above contains:
- the LOC141612961 gene encoding uncharacterized protein LOC141612961; translation: MGMWDGENWIWQLQWRRRMFQWELPLLDSLLVLIEDFRPLKEGEDRHIWSFGKEGVFNLRSFMEAFYNLKYGEVEQKPWFRLVWQGLAPPRYELILWAILWKRVNTKDRVMRWKPMVEDEMNCVFCGVELETVNHLVLHCKFSWRIWCELCDLWGVAWVCPNEVDEAFLAWTGAHFVGFERSLWHACFMAVVAIIWELRNGMVFEGKVPNWSGIRDKVILLVGVWSKAWKENLPYCLEDWVSNWNAIRAWKGKRMMIR